Proteins encoded together in one Synechococcus sp. A15-62 window:
- the cbiE gene encoding precorrin-6y C5,15-methyltransferase (decarboxylating) subunit CbiE, which translates to MIDVIGTDAGAPASLPAPQQTLLRAAAVIAAPQRLQAALQDWLGDAKPELISSDEPRALVDSLQSKAADQAVVVLASGDPLWFGLGRILCDRIGAEQLRFHPAPTSLQLAFARIGRPWQDAEWVSLHGRDPKILASTLQKRPAALAVLTDPNQGGAGTVKQMLRSSGLEASTDLWLCENLGHPDERVQLIAPHASLPTDLHPLLIALLIAREPAAPDPHQLPLFGLDDGLYLQHSDHPGLMTKREVRIQLLAELALPQQGVLWDLGAGTGSVGLEALRLRPGLQLLAVERRAGGAQLIQRNAQRLGVSPEAVLEADATTVLNGGLPDGLNQPDRVLLGGGGAQRERLLQNVLTRLRPDGVVVIPLASIEALASVRPLLENAGLAVRVQQLQAWRGQPLGDGTRLAPMNPTLIVTGTKPA; encoded by the coding sequence ATGATCGATGTTATCGGCACCGACGCCGGGGCGCCCGCCTCGTTGCCCGCTCCACAGCAGACGCTGCTGCGGGCGGCCGCCGTGATTGCCGCACCGCAGCGGTTGCAAGCTGCTCTGCAGGACTGGCTAGGGGACGCCAAACCTGAGCTGATCAGCAGCGATGAACCGCGGGCTCTGGTGGACAGCCTGCAATCAAAAGCTGCTGATCAAGCTGTGGTGGTACTGGCCAGCGGCGATCCGCTGTGGTTCGGCCTAGGGCGCATTCTTTGCGACCGCATCGGGGCAGAGCAGCTTCGGTTTCATCCGGCCCCCACATCGCTGCAGCTGGCCTTCGCCCGCATCGGGCGCCCCTGGCAGGACGCCGAGTGGGTGAGCCTGCACGGACGGGATCCCAAAATCCTGGCCAGCACCCTGCAGAAGCGACCGGCGGCCCTGGCGGTGCTGACGGACCCGAACCAGGGGGGCGCCGGCACCGTGAAACAGATGTTGCGCAGCAGCGGCTTGGAGGCCAGCACAGACCTGTGGCTCTGCGAAAACCTCGGGCACCCCGATGAACGGGTGCAGCTGATCGCCCCACACGCCTCGTTACCAACAGATCTGCATCCACTGCTTATTGCACTGCTGATCGCCCGCGAACCCGCGGCACCGGATCCGCATCAGCTGCCGTTATTCGGGCTCGATGACGGGCTCTACCTGCAGCACAGCGATCACCCCGGGCTGATGACCAAGCGGGAGGTGCGCATCCAACTTCTGGCCGAACTCGCCCTGCCGCAGCAGGGCGTGCTCTGGGATCTGGGGGCCGGCACCGGCAGCGTCGGTCTGGAAGCGCTGCGCCTGCGGCCTGGCCTGCAACTGCTCGCGGTGGAACGCCGCGCCGGTGGCGCGCAACTGATCCAGCGCAATGCGCAACGGCTCGGTGTCAGCCCCGAAGCAGTACTGGAGGCCGACGCCACCACGGTGCTGAACGGGGGGCTCCCCGATGGCCTCAATCAGCCCGATCGGGTTCTGCTCGGAGGCGGTGGCGCCCAACGGGAGCGCCTGCTGCAGAACGTGCTGACGCGGCTGCGGCCTGATGGCGTTGTGGTGATTCCCCTGGCGAGCATCGAGGCCTTGGCCAGCGTTCGGCCTCTGCTCGAGAACGCTGGGTTGGCCGTGCGCGTGCAGCAACTGCAGGCCTGGAGGGGACAACCACTGGGGGATGGCACCCGCCTGGCTCCGATGAACCCCACGTTGATCGTGACGGGAACAAAGCCGGCTTAA
- a CDS encoding GH116 family glycosyl hydrolase produces the protein MASFGWSALNSLLGRGKQAKRWHPPEASWSRPFGLGWDKPYTVRYASNLDDGPNHGMPLGGFGAGCFGRAPDGNINLWHLDGGEHWFGVLPDCQFALFEGNGRGKRAHALAVQPDQDASRPEAGQPLKAWEWYPASTPDRITGTYSARYPLSWTSYEGVYDAEVRCEAFSPILPGDYQRTSYPVAVFVWTLRNPTDQPLDLSLLLSWRNTTGWFTNTDASAEVHFRDDGSPEHNYAPAIGSTAGQRNRCIDDGSLKGVVLEGNVSNPVAEGEGQWCIATAEQPGVTIQRCSRWNPSGDGRELWESFSADGSIPESNNDRRSGSDDPLSAALAVQCQLPPGQSIEIPLVISWDLPVTAFATGSQALRRYTDFFAADANQAVAIAAEALCDWRSWRQQIEAWQQPVLQRQDLPEPLRMALFNELYDLCSGGSLWSAASPENPYGRFGVLECLDYAWYESLDVRLYGSLALLQLWPELDKAVLRSFARAIPAADATQRPIGWYFTQGKGRVEADRKVKGATPHDLGAPNEIPWDATNYTAYQDCNLWKDLGSDFVLQVWRSFKLAPSGEDIRFLADCWPAAVEALRYLKTFDVNNDGLPDNGGAPDQTFDDWPLKGVSAYCGALWIAALEAALAIAQTLQLITGLDTSAEQREFSGWLEQSRGNFDKLLWNGEYYDIDAESGTPVVMADQLCGDFYARLLGLPPVVSDNNSRSTLKAVKEACFEAFDGGSLGVANGLRRDGTPLDPNGTHPLEVWTGINFGIASYYRLMGDKQTAQAICSAVVEQVYSGGLQFRTPEAITAVNTFRACHYLRAMAIWGLWATETDWMLIPGANAR, from the coding sequence ATGGCTTCGTTCGGTTGGTCCGCTCTGAACTCCCTGCTGGGTCGCGGCAAGCAAGCCAAGCGCTGGCATCCACCGGAGGCTTCCTGGAGCCGACCCTTCGGCCTGGGCTGGGACAAGCCCTACACGGTTCGCTATGCCAGCAACCTCGACGACGGCCCCAACCACGGCATGCCACTGGGGGGCTTTGGAGCCGGTTGTTTTGGGCGGGCACCCGACGGCAACATCAACCTCTGGCATCTCGATGGCGGCGAGCACTGGTTTGGGGTGTTGCCCGACTGCCAGTTCGCTCTGTTTGAAGGGAATGGTCGCGGCAAGCGCGCCCACGCTTTGGCGGTTCAGCCGGATCAGGATGCTTCGCGGCCGGAGGCTGGCCAGCCGCTGAAAGCCTGGGAGTGGTACCCGGCCAGCACGCCGGATCGCATCACCGGCACCTATTCCGCCCGTTACCCCCTCAGTTGGACCAGCTACGAGGGTGTGTACGACGCAGAGGTGCGTTGTGAGGCCTTCAGCCCGATCCTGCCGGGTGATTACCAGCGCACCAGCTACCCGGTGGCGGTGTTCGTCTGGACGCTGCGCAATCCCACCGATCAGCCTCTGGATTTGTCGTTGCTGCTGAGTTGGCGCAACACCACCGGCTGGTTCACCAACACCGATGCCTCCGCGGAGGTTCACTTCCGCGATGACGGCAGCCCCGAGCACAACTACGCCCCGGCCATCGGCAGCACCGCCGGCCAGCGCAACCGTTGCATTGACGATGGCTCCCTCAAGGGAGTGGTGCTCGAGGGCAACGTCTCCAATCCCGTTGCCGAGGGCGAGGGCCAGTGGTGCATTGCCACAGCCGAGCAGCCCGGTGTCACGATCCAGCGTTGCAGTCGCTGGAATCCCAGCGGTGATGGGCGTGAGCTGTGGGAGAGCTTCAGTGCTGATGGATCCATCCCTGAAAGCAACAATGACCGACGCAGTGGATCCGATGATCCCCTCAGTGCTGCGCTTGCGGTGCAGTGTCAGCTGCCCCCTGGGCAGAGCATTGAGATCCCGCTGGTGATCAGCTGGGACCTGCCTGTGACGGCCTTTGCTACCGGTAGCCAGGCGCTGCGCCGCTACACCGACTTCTTCGCTGCGGATGCCAACCAGGCGGTTGCCATTGCCGCTGAAGCACTATGTGACTGGCGCAGTTGGCGCCAGCAGATCGAGGCCTGGCAGCAGCCGGTGCTGCAACGCCAGGACCTGCCGGAACCTCTGCGAATGGCTCTGTTCAACGAGCTTTACGACCTCTGTAGTGGCGGCAGTCTCTGGAGTGCGGCGTCACCTGAGAATCCCTACGGCCGTTTCGGCGTTCTCGAGTGCCTCGACTACGCCTGGTACGAAAGTCTCGACGTTCGGCTCTACGGGTCCCTAGCCCTGCTGCAGCTCTGGCCGGAACTCGACAAGGCCGTGCTGCGCAGCTTTGCCCGCGCGATTCCGGCCGCAGATGCCACCCAGCGACCGATCGGCTGGTACTTCACCCAGGGGAAGGGCCGGGTGGAAGCTGATCGCAAGGTGAAAGGAGCCACCCCTCACGACCTGGGGGCTCCCAACGAGATCCCCTGGGATGCGACCAACTACACCGCTTATCAGGACTGCAACCTCTGGAAAGACCTCGGCAGCGATTTTGTGCTGCAGGTTTGGCGCAGCTTCAAGCTCGCCCCCAGTGGTGAAGACATCCGCTTCCTCGCTGATTGCTGGCCGGCGGCCGTGGAGGCACTGCGCTACCTGAAGACGTTCGATGTGAACAACGACGGCCTGCCCGATAACGGCGGTGCTCCGGATCAGACCTTCGACGACTGGCCCCTCAAAGGGGTGAGCGCCTACTGCGGTGCTCTTTGGATCGCTGCGCTTGAGGCTGCCCTGGCGATTGCCCAGACGCTTCAGCTCATCACAGGGCTGGACACCTCCGCTGAACAAAGGGAATTCAGCGGTTGGCTGGAGCAATCCCGGGGCAATTTCGACAAGCTGCTCTGGAACGGCGAGTACTACGACATTGATGCCGAGAGCGGCACGCCGGTGGTGATGGCCGATCAGCTCTGCGGCGATTTCTACGCACGGCTCTTGGGCCTGCCCCCGGTGGTGAGTGACAACAACAGCCGCAGCACCTTGAAAGCAGTTAAGGAGGCCTGCTTCGAGGCTTTCGATGGTGGATCCCTCGGTGTGGCTAACGGCTTGCGCCGCGATGGCACGCCTTTGGATCCCAATGGCACCCACCCCCTCGAGGTGTGGACGGGGATCAACTTCGGGATTGCCAGCTACTACCGCCTGATGGGAGACAAGCAGACGGCGCAAGCGATCTGCTCAGCGGTTGTTGAGCAGGTGTATTCCGGTGGTCTGCAGTTCCGCACCCCTGAGGCGATCACTGCGGTGAACACCTTCCGGGCCTGTCACTACCTCAGGGCCATGGCCATCTGGGGGCTCTGGGCCACGGAGACCGATTGGATGCTCATTCCCGGAGCGAATGCCCGTTGA
- a CDS encoding AraC family transcriptional regulator has protein sequence MLKQIRLSQVHHALSSPEVQRIIGGSTVHEIACHYSFQSRNHFARDYRNQFGESPSATLQRAFAPGMSIQSVSVAQSPQMAMALR, from the coding sequence ATGCTGAAACAGATCCGGCTCAGCCAGGTGCATCACGCTCTCAGCTCCCCGGAGGTGCAGCGGATCATTGGCGGCAGCACCGTGCATGAAATCGCCTGCCATTACAGCTTCCAGAGTCGCAATCACTTCGCCAGGGATTACCGCAACCAGTTCGGTGAATCCCCCAGCGCCACGCTTCAACGGGCATTCGCTCCGGGAATGAGCATCCAATCGGTCTCCGTGGCCCAGAGCCCCCAGATGGCCATGGCCCTGAGGTAG
- a CDS encoding DUF3122 domain-containing protein: MRRLLCCLLAALGLLLLTPGTAWAQVHQHENEDGVAMVRSLESLRDLDYDSWQAVAYREGPPGQPVVLRVVGYPGKLRLDHPVSLQVLAGRREWQLDDITLANPVLATDGRDAAAEFALDPLLDDLSNNRPLRLALPGVFTELPIPPYVVGEWRSLQELPLS, from the coding sequence ATGCGCCGTTTGCTCTGTTGTTTGTTGGCCGCTCTGGGGCTGCTGCTGCTCACGCCGGGTACGGCCTGGGCCCAGGTTCATCAGCATGAGAACGAGGACGGCGTCGCCATGGTGCGTTCGCTGGAGAGCCTGCGGGACCTCGATTACGACAGCTGGCAGGCGGTGGCCTACCGCGAAGGCCCTCCGGGCCAGCCGGTGGTGCTGCGCGTGGTGGGTTATCCCGGAAAACTGCGGCTCGATCATCCGGTGAGCCTCCAGGTGTTGGCGGGTCGGCGCGAATGGCAGCTGGACGACATCACCCTGGCCAATCCGGTGCTGGCCACCGATGGGCGCGACGCAGCGGCTGAATTTGCCCTCGATCCTCTGCTGGACGACCTCAGCAACAACCGCCCGCTGCGTTTGGCGTTGCCGGGTGTCTTCACCGAGTTGCCGATCCCTCCCTACGTCGTCGGTGAATGGCGGTCCCTGCAGGAGCTGCCCCTCAGCTGA
- the ribD gene encoding bifunctional diaminohydroxyphosphoribosylaminopyrimidine deaminase/5-amino-6-(5-phosphoribosylamino)uracil reductase RibD — protein MWELWMRRALALAALAEGHTSPNPLVGAVVLDREGRLVGEGFHARTGDAHAEVGALRQAGDAARGGTLVVTLEPCCHHGRTPPCSEAVLRAGIGRVVIALEDPDPRVDGGGIRQLRQAGLEVISGVLREEARQQNRAFLHRVRTGRPFGILKWAMSLDGRTALPNGASQWISGPTARDWVHRLRSGMDAVVVGGGTVRGDDPLLTSRGRRSPEPLRVVLSRSLDLPDQAQLWDTAVAPTLVAHGPEADPQRLPSGPEGLGLSACEPEQLMEALAQRGCNQVLWECGPELAAAAIRQGCVQEIAAVVAPKLIGGMAARTPLGDLNFNAMDQVLQGQWHQSEPMGNDWLLRWRCGS, from the coding sequence ATGTGGGAGCTCTGGATGCGGCGGGCCCTGGCCCTGGCCGCCCTTGCTGAAGGCCACACCAGCCCCAACCCCCTTGTGGGGGCCGTGGTTCTTGATCGCGAAGGCCGCCTTGTGGGCGAAGGCTTTCATGCGCGGACTGGAGACGCCCATGCCGAGGTGGGTGCGTTGCGGCAGGCCGGGGATGCGGCCCGGGGCGGAACCCTTGTGGTCACCCTTGAACCCTGCTGCCACCACGGCCGCACGCCCCCCTGCAGTGAGGCGGTGCTGCGGGCAGGCATTGGCCGCGTTGTGATCGCCCTGGAGGATCCCGATCCCCGGGTGGATGGGGGCGGCATCCGTCAGCTGAGGCAGGCGGGGCTGGAGGTGATCAGTGGTGTGCTGCGCGAGGAGGCCCGCCAGCAGAACCGGGCCTTTCTGCACCGTGTTCGCACCGGCCGCCCCTTCGGAATCCTGAAGTGGGCCATGAGCCTGGATGGCCGCACCGCTTTGCCCAACGGCGCCAGCCAATGGATCAGCGGCCCAACCGCCCGCGATTGGGTGCATCGGCTGCGCAGCGGCATGGATGCCGTAGTGGTTGGGGGCGGCACGGTGCGCGGCGATGATCCGCTGCTCACCAGCAGGGGCCGGCGTTCACCGGAACCGCTGCGGGTTGTGCTGAGCCGCAGCTTGGATCTGCCGGATCAGGCCCAGCTCTGGGACACCGCGGTTGCGCCGACCCTCGTGGCCCACGGGCCCGAGGCTGACCCCCAGCGCTTGCCATCCGGTCCAGAGGGCCTTGGGCTTTCGGCCTGTGAACCGGAGCAGCTGATGGAGGCCCTGGCGCAACGGGGGTGCAACCAGGTGCTTTGGGAGTGCGGGCCTGAGCTGGCGGCCGCGGCGATCAGGCAGGGCTGCGTGCAGGAGATTGCGGCAGTGGTGGCTCCGAAGCTGATCGGGGGCATGGCGGCCCGAACCCCCTTAGGGGATCTGAACTTCAACGCCATGGATCAGGTGCTGCAGGGGCAGTGGCATCAGAGCGAGCCCATGGGCAACGACTGGTTGTTGCGTTGGCGCTGCGGCAGCTAG
- a CDS encoding potassium channel family protein, which translates to MAKVLVGLVQRLLQRDDTQLKLLLLFTLIATVGFAFPRLDWVTYIGYTLVALLLTQVMVGSSKAPDWSDALYRGLGLMAVVTMWLWLLTPLELIYSGMPLALSWSVLVGWSVIRLVTRFANTRRVTEALLMGATAGYLHIGLAAGLVMSALETIQPGSFQPLEMANVGDTSVLANARIFSALNYYAFVCLTTVGFGDISPMLPLSRMVSVATSVAGPLYLAAVMGVLIGRFASSLDRQSRER; encoded by the coding sequence GTGGCCAAGGTGCTGGTGGGTCTGGTTCAGCGGCTCCTGCAGCGTGATGACACGCAGCTGAAGCTGCTGTTGCTCTTCACCCTGATTGCCACCGTGGGCTTCGCCTTTCCTCGCTTGGACTGGGTGACCTACATCGGCTACACCCTTGTTGCCTTACTGCTGACGCAGGTGATGGTGGGGAGCAGCAAGGCACCGGATTGGAGTGATGCGCTGTACCGCGGCCTGGGGCTGATGGCCGTGGTGACCATGTGGCTCTGGCTGCTCACCCCCCTGGAGCTGATCTACAGCGGCATGCCGCTGGCCCTGAGCTGGAGTGTGCTGGTGGGCTGGAGCGTGATCCGCCTGGTGACACGCTTCGCCAACACCAGACGGGTCACCGAGGCGCTGCTGATGGGTGCCACGGCCGGGTACCTGCACATCGGACTCGCTGCCGGCCTGGTGATGAGTGCTCTGGAAACCATTCAGCCAGGCAGCTTTCAACCCCTGGAAATGGCCAACGTTGGCGATACAAGCGTTCTGGCCAACGCCCGCATCTTTTCAGCGCTGAACTACTACGCCTTCGTTTGCCTCACCACCGTTGGCTTCGGAGACATCAGTCCAATGCTCCCCCTGTCACGGATGGTGAGTGTGGCCACCAGCGTCGCCGGACCGCTCTACCTCGCTGCCGTGATGGGGGTGCTGATCGGCCGCTTCGCCAGCAGCCTCGATCGGCAAAGCCGGGAGCGCTGA
- a CDS encoding SOS response-associated peptidase: protein MCGRYCLDTPRAELQQLLRSWLRPDDSAWLEHYAPRELIRPHEPVLAVRREHGEDRLSHMLWGLLPGWVKDPLQAPRPINARAETIAEKASFRGPWRHHRCLLPSTGFFEKGHLIQRKDRQMFWLAGVWDRWIGPDGSEVETCCVITTQPNSLVAPLHDRMPVIIPEGLESVWLEPGDGAHRRALEPMLTPSPAEPWDCRALKPAALTNKHQQLSLLD, encoded by the coding sequence ATGTGTGGTCGCTATTGCCTCGACACGCCTCGCGCGGAATTGCAGCAGCTGCTGCGCAGCTGGTTGCGGCCAGACGACAGCGCCTGGCTGGAGCATTACGCCCCCCGCGAGCTGATCCGCCCCCACGAACCGGTGCTGGCGGTGCGGCGTGAGCACGGTGAAGACCGTCTCTCCCACATGCTCTGGGGCCTCCTGCCAGGCTGGGTCAAGGATCCATTGCAGGCGCCGCGACCTATCAATGCCCGCGCAGAAACCATTGCAGAGAAAGCCTCCTTTCGCGGGCCATGGCGCCATCACCGCTGCCTTCTGCCCAGCACAGGCTTTTTTGAAAAGGGGCACCTGATCCAGCGCAAAGACCGGCAGATGTTCTGGCTGGCTGGTGTCTGGGACCGCTGGATCGGCCCCGATGGCAGTGAAGTGGAGACCTGCTGCGTGATCACGACGCAGCCCAACAGCCTGGTGGCGCCGTTGCACGATCGAATGCCGGTGATCATTCCTGAGGGGTTGGAGAGCGTCTGGCTTGAACCGGGTGATGGGGCCCACCGACGCGCCCTCGAGCCGATGCTCACGCCATCACCAGCAGAACCATGGGACTGCAGAGCACTCAAGCCAGCTGCCCTTACAAACAAGCACCAGCAACTCTCCTTGCTGGATTGA
- the ftsH gene encoding ATP-dependent zinc metalloprotease FtsH: MPIRQDDNQPNRRFGIINLVLIGFGVLLLASSFLPSNGMQQVPRVPYSLFIDQVNDGAVKRAFITQDQIRYELSDPEEGTPPVLATTPIFDMDLPQRLETKGVEFAAAPPKKPNIFTTILSWVVPPLIFILVLQFFARRSMGGGAQGALSFTKSKAKVYVPDEESRITFADVAGVDEAKQELTEIVDFLKRPERYAEIGARIPKGVLLVGPPGTGKTLLSKAVAGEAEVPFFIISGSEFVELFVGAGAARVRDLFEEAKKKAPCIIFIDELDAIGKSRSGSMGVVGGNDEREQTLNQLLTEMDGFTAQDKPVIVLAATNQPEVLDAALLRPGRFDRQVLVDRPDLSGRKTILEIYAKKVKLAAGVDLDSVAQATSGFAGADLANLVNEAALLAARAQRTSVEQQDLGEAIERVVAGLEKKSRVLQDDEKKVVAYHEVGHAIVGHLMPGGSKVAKISIVPRGMSALGYTLQLPTEERFLNSKEELQGQIATLLGGRSAEEIVFGKITTGAANDLQRATDLAEQMVGTYGMSDTLGPLAYDKQGGGRFLGGGNNPRRSVSDATAQAIDKEVRGLVDQAHDDALSILRENMALLETIAQKILEKEVIEGDDLKQMLEASVLPSGVTA, translated from the coding sequence ATGCCGATCCGCCAGGACGACAACCAGCCGAACCGTCGCTTCGGGATCATCAACCTGGTGCTGATTGGTTTCGGGGTGCTGCTGCTGGCCAGCAGCTTTCTCCCCAGCAATGGCATGCAGCAGGTGCCGCGGGTGCCCTACTCCCTGTTCATTGATCAGGTGAATGACGGTGCGGTGAAGCGGGCCTTCATCACGCAGGACCAGATCCGCTACGAGCTGAGTGATCCCGAGGAGGGCACGCCTCCGGTGCTGGCCACCACGCCGATCTTCGATATGGATCTGCCCCAACGCCTCGAGACCAAGGGCGTTGAATTCGCGGCAGCCCCTCCGAAGAAGCCGAATATTTTCACCACCATCCTTAGTTGGGTGGTGCCGCCCCTGATCTTCATCCTGGTGCTGCAGTTCTTCGCTCGTCGCTCGATGGGCGGTGGTGCACAGGGGGCGTTGAGCTTCACAAAGAGCAAGGCCAAGGTGTACGTACCCGATGAGGAGTCGCGGATCACTTTCGCCGACGTGGCGGGTGTGGATGAAGCGAAGCAGGAACTTACTGAGATCGTTGACTTTCTCAAGCGCCCTGAGCGGTACGCCGAGATCGGTGCTCGCATCCCCAAGGGTGTGCTATTGGTCGGACCTCCCGGCACTGGTAAGACCCTTCTTTCCAAGGCCGTGGCTGGTGAAGCCGAAGTGCCCTTCTTCATTATTTCCGGCTCGGAGTTCGTTGAACTCTTCGTTGGTGCCGGTGCTGCACGGGTCCGCGACCTGTTCGAGGAAGCCAAGAAAAAAGCGCCCTGCATCATTTTTATCGACGAACTCGACGCCATCGGCAAGAGCCGTTCAGGGTCCATGGGCGTTGTCGGCGGCAACGACGAACGGGAGCAGACCCTCAACCAGCTGCTCACCGAGATGGATGGTTTCACCGCCCAGGACAAGCCGGTGATCGTTCTGGCAGCGACCAACCAGCCCGAGGTGCTGGATGCTGCCTTGCTGCGTCCAGGCCGCTTCGACCGGCAAGTGCTGGTGGACCGTCCGGACCTCTCCGGCCGCAAGACCATCCTCGAGATCTACGCCAAGAAGGTGAAGCTTGCTGCAGGCGTAGACCTCGACAGCGTGGCTCAGGCCACTAGCGGCTTCGCTGGAGCTGATCTCGCCAACCTGGTGAATGAAGCTGCCCTGCTCGCAGCCCGTGCCCAGCGCACCAGCGTTGAGCAGCAGGACCTCGGTGAAGCGATCGAGCGTGTTGTGGCCGGTCTGGAGAAGAAGAGCCGCGTTCTTCAGGACGATGAGAAGAAGGTGGTGGCTTATCACGAGGTGGGCCACGCGATCGTGGGCCATCTCATGCCTGGCGGCAGCAAGGTGGCCAAGATCTCGATCGTGCCCCGCGGCATGAGCGCCCTGGGCTACACCCTGCAGCTGCCTACCGAAGAACGTTTCCTCAACTCCAAGGAGGAACTCCAGGGCCAGATCGCCACGCTTCTGGGGGGTCGCTCGGCTGAGGAGATCGTCTTCGGCAAAATCACCACGGGTGCTGCCAACGACCTGCAGCGGGCCACCGATCTGGCTGAGCAGATGGTTGGCACCTACGGCATGAGCGACACCCTGGGGCCCCTGGCCTACGACAAGCAGGGCGGTGGCCGTTTCCTTGGTGGGGGCAACAACCCACGCCGCTCGGTGAGTGATGCCACGGCCCAGGCCATTGATAAGGAAGTCCGCGGGCTGGTGGATCAGGCCCACGACGACGCCCTCTCGATCCTGCGCGAGAACATGGCGCTGCTCGAGACGATCGCCCAGAAGATCCTTGAAAAAGAAGTGATCGAGGGGGATGACCTCAAGCAGATGCTTGAGGCGAGTGTGCTGCCGTCGGGTGTGACCGCTTGA
- the argF gene encoding ornithine carbamoyltransferase: protein MATASAGVAAVLSPLCGRDFLSSADCSAGETAALLDLAAQLKSGDRRIDLGNRVLGLIFSKASTRTRVSFQVAMARLGGQTVDLNPSVTQLGRGEPLEDTARVLSRYCDVLAIRTFAQQELVDYAHWASVPVINALTDLEHPCQALADFLTMREAHGALPGQTLAYVGDGNNVAHSLMLCGALLGVNVRIGCPEGFEPLPGVLEQAQSLAQHGASIEVVTDPREAVAGAQAIYTDVWASMGQEAEQAQREQAFAGFCVNETLMEQAAADAIVLHCLPAHRGEEISAEVMEGRASRIFDQAENRLHAQQALLAALMGGL from the coding sequence ATGGCTACCGCTTCTGCGGGCGTTGCTGCAGTCCTCTCTCCGCTGTGTGGACGTGACTTCCTTTCCTCAGCGGATTGCTCCGCTGGCGAAACAGCAGCGTTGCTGGACCTGGCTGCACAACTGAAGAGCGGCGATCGTCGAATCGATCTCGGCAATCGCGTGCTGGGTCTGATCTTCAGCAAGGCCTCCACCCGAACCCGTGTGAGTTTTCAGGTGGCCATGGCTCGCCTCGGCGGCCAGACGGTGGACCTCAACCCTTCCGTCACCCAGCTCGGCCGCGGTGAGCCGCTGGAGGACACGGCCCGGGTTCTCAGCCGTTACTGCGACGTGCTGGCGATTCGCACCTTCGCTCAGCAGGAACTGGTGGACTATGCCCACTGGGCCTCGGTGCCGGTGATCAATGCCCTCACCGATCTGGAGCATCCCTGCCAGGCCCTGGCGGACTTCCTCACCATGCGGGAAGCCCATGGCGCGCTTCCTGGCCAGACCTTGGCCTATGTGGGCGATGGCAACAATGTTGCCCATTCCCTGATGCTTTGCGGCGCGTTGCTGGGGGTGAATGTTCGGATCGGTTGCCCTGAGGGCTTCGAGCCGTTGCCGGGCGTGCTTGAACAGGCCCAATCCCTGGCGCAGCATGGTGCCTCGATTGAGGTGGTAACCGATCCCCGTGAGGCGGTGGCGGGTGCCCAGGCCATTTACACCGATGTCTGGGCCTCCATGGGCCAGGAGGCCGAACAAGCGCAGCGGGAGCAGGCCTTTGCTGGGTTCTGTGTGAATGAAACCCTGATGGAGCAGGCGGCAGCCGATGCGATCGTTCTGCACTGCCTGCCGGCCCACCGTGGTGAGGAGATCAGCGCTGAGGTGATGGAGGGCAGGGCGAGCCGCATCTTTGATCAGGCGGAAAACCGCCTGCATGCCCAGCAGGCTCTGTTGGCTGCGTTGATGGGTGGTCTGTGA
- the lexA gene encoding transcriptional repressor LexA has protein sequence MTRAPQEPLTTAQQELYDWLADYIGTHRHSPSIRQMMQAMGLRSPAPIQSRLRHLQQKGWITWQEGQARTLQLLGDMVGAAGIPVLGAVAAGGLVTAFDDVQEHLDLAPVLETRGLFALTVNGDSMVDSHIADGDVVLMEPVQDPQRLRNGTVVSALVAGSGTTLKHFHRQGATVVLEAANPAYQPIELPAEQVEVQGRLVAVWRQV, from the coding sequence GTGACCCGTGCCCCCCAGGAGCCCCTCACCACTGCTCAGCAAGAGCTGTACGACTGGCTAGCGGACTACATCGGCACCCATCGCCACAGCCCTTCCATTCGCCAGATGATGCAGGCGATGGGATTGCGCTCTCCTGCGCCGATCCAGAGCCGGTTGCGCCATCTTCAGCAGAAGGGATGGATCACCTGGCAGGAAGGCCAGGCGCGCACCTTGCAGCTTCTAGGCGACATGGTCGGCGCTGCGGGGATCCCTGTGCTGGGCGCCGTTGCCGCCGGTGGCCTAGTGACGGCTTTTGATGATGTTCAGGAGCATCTCGACCTGGCGCCGGTGCTGGAGACCCGTGGCCTGTTTGCCTTGACGGTGAACGGTGACTCGATGGTCGACTCCCACATCGCCGATGGTGATGTGGTGTTGATGGAGCCGGTGCAGGATCCCCAGCGGCTGCGCAACGGCACGGTGGTGAGTGCTCTGGTGGCCGGCAGTGGCACCACGCTCAAGCATTTCCATCGCCAGGGGGCGACGGTGGTTCTCGAAGCTGCCAACCCCGCCTATCAACCGATTGAGCTCCCCGCCGAACAGGTGGAGGTGCAGGGTCGCTTGGTTGCCGTGTGGCGGCAGGTCTGA